TTTAGCGGCACTATTACATAACTGCATCTGCTGTGACGGTTGAGAACTTAGAAGATGATGAATTATGTCAAATCTATCATACCTGACCCCCAGCAGAGTCTCGATCTCTGTCCGTCCTCCCTCCCCGTCTCCTCCTGCGTTTGCCCTTCGGTCTCCTCCTGCTGGAGAAGAACATCCCCATCCTTCATGTATGTCATTTACATGCAGGACACATCAAGCAATCAATCAATACTCACTGCTGATTTCTCAGGTGGTGTCGTCTGGGCCTGAATGTCAGGAAATAAGAGAgttgaataaatgtaaaacaagcTGCAGCGCAgtggagagacaggtgtgtgtacagtggggtggtgttggcgcagtggataagacacatgcctttggtgtgagagacccgggttcaaatccactgtgagacaccagtgtgtccctgagcaagacacttaacccctagttgctccagaggcatgcgacctctgacatatatagcaattgtaagtcgctttggataaaatcgtcagctaaatgaataaatgtaaaatgtaatgtaaattgtacaggtgtgtatgtgtacaagtgtgtgtatgtgtacaagtgtgtgtgtgtgtgtgaacaggtgtgtgtgtgtacaggtgtatgtactgtgtgtgcaggtgtgtgtacaggtgtgtataggtgtgtgtattgtgtgtgtgtgtgtgtataggtgtgtgtatggtgtgtgtatggtgtgtgtattgtgtgtgtacaggtgtgtgtattgtgtgtgtgcaggtgtgtgtgtacaggtgtgtattgtgtgtgtacaggtgtgtattgtgtgtgtacaggtgtgtgtgtacaggtgtgtgtactttgtgtaggtgtgtgtgtataggtgtctgtactgtgtgtacaggtgtgtgtagtgcgtgtgcaggtgtgtgtacaggtgtgtatattgtgtgtgtacaggtgtgtgtattgtgtgtgcaggtgtgtgtattgtgtgtgcaggtgtgtgtgtacaggtgtgtgtattgtgtgtgtgtattgtgtgtgtgtacaggtgtgtgtattgtgtgtgcaggtgtgtgtgtacaggtgtgtgtattgtgtgtgtgtatggtgtgtgtattgtgtgtgtacaggtgtgtgtattgtgtgtgtaccTGCACTCACAGCTCTGGTGCTCCTGAAAGGACAGCAGCACATATTCTCTGCTCCTCTCCGCCGGAGTCATCCTCAACAGCTGATGAAGAACACAGAGCATTCAGCATTACAGCATGAAGGAACAGCTTAGAAATAATGCCTTGACATCtcgctaaaataaaataagtttgtgtatatatatatatatatatatatatgataaagtttgttttatatttatggtTAATAACTTAATGTGTTCAGAAGTCACCTGATAACAGAACAAAGATGTTAGTCACTATAAtgaagtaataatagtaataaatatttgatcaatatatagttttaatattttttatattgttataaaaactttaactataaaactaacaatacacacacacactcacacacacacacacacacacacacacacacacacacactatagtcACCTGTAGCAGTGAATTTAAACACAATACAAATACACTCAATAaatgtacagtttaaaaaaaatcaaaataataataacaacaataataatgtttgttcttGTGGATGTTTCGGTCACGTTCACTATGAACTGCTGTTACACAGAAAACAGCCGCATGAAGATTCTTCCGGAAGGTCCTTGTGTATAATaagagtcagtgagtgtgtgtgtgagtgtgtgtgtgagccgaGCTCGTGCCTGgatgctgatgttgtgtgtgcTGACGGGGAAACACCAGCTTGTCATCGCTGCAGCATCCGGAGCAGCGCAGCAGCGGCACACAGCCAGGACTGTAGATGTGCTCCACTCCTCCGGGATACTCCTGCTCCACCTGCACCATCCTCTCCAGAGAACGACACTGACTGCGGGCCCACGCCTCGGGGAACAgcagcactgcacacacacacacacacacacacacacctcagactcTACTTCTTATCAACTGATGAAAGAAATCATGAGGCTCATCAGGTCAAGAAATGATAGATAAAATTAGATTAGAATTAGATTTTACTGTAAAGTAGCTCTAAAAAGACAACAGTCATTATTCAGATGATATCAGTTGATCGTTGACTCATTTCGATTTAATAACTGTGTAAAGTCCGTCAATTCAATTATCATTTGGATTAAGGGTATAAAAtttgatataatataaaataatcttACCTCTTGAATGGGAATAGCCCAGAATagtaaaaaccttttaaaaagaaacgggtcattaataatataatacaaaaactttatttgtttagcacatttcatacaagaAATTCAACTCAAACCGCTTTTTAATAAAAACTACTTTTTACAAAACTCATATACAAcaagaaataaagctgaaatgcaTCTTTGTATTAAAAGCAAAAGAAAAGCTATAGCTTCACTTCTGTAAAACCAGTCAAATATCTGGGATAATTAAGAttgttaaaattgtgaaatattattacagcttaaagcagctgttttctgtgtgaatctgtgttaaagtttaatttatttctgtgatgctccgctgtattttcagcatcattcctccagtcttcagtgtcacatgatcttcagaaatcatgaaaatatgatgatttactgctcaagaaacatttctgattattatcaatgttgaacacagttgtgctgcacaatatttctgtggaaacacaACCATTCAATCATTTGGAGTctgtaagaaattaatacttttattcatcaaagatgcattaagctgatttaaagtgacagtaaagacatttataatgttccaaaatatttatatttcaaataaatgctttacgtttgaattttctattcctctgtgaatcctgaaaaaaaaataatatatatatttttagtctaACAGATGTCTCACTGCCTCATAAGACACATATCTTAGCCTTTCAgtcagttcatgtttattttcacACGGCTGTTAAACTGGGTCTGTCACCACAGCATCTCGCAGCACGGCACGTTTGGTGTCCACATGAGAGACGAGGCGCTCTGGCCGCAGAATGATTGAGTTTGTGCACTGAACCAAGCCTGACTGAAGGATGCTcatcaccagagccatctgtacGCCCACACACAGAGCTGTACATTAATTAGGACACACAGGGTCTCAGATCTCCATAAGAGAGGGACGAGAGCTCCACATCTACAGTAATGAGGCTTTCATCGGCATGCTCCAAACACTGGAAACTCTTTCCCATACAACAACAGTTCAggagaaacacaaacacaactgtCAAACAGTTAAAGCTGCAGCTCTCAGACCTTCATTCACTGTTGATTGTGACACAGCCAGGAAACAATCAGTGCATCAACACGACACTTTCAAGAGCTCATATCTTCAtgcagagggggaaaaaaaacaaccctgcttctaaaaaaaaaataattataataataataaattctgctgatttgcaaaaaaaataaaataaaaaggctgATATGAGCCGATTAGATGATGCTGAGTTAAATTTAATGTCGAATAACTTAATTTATAAacaagttaatatttttttttcttcacaaaatatgattttttgAGAGAGACCAGTGACACAAGGCAGAGAACTGAGATCTGTCTCACACACCCTTCTTATAAACCTCAAGCATCTTCTTTAAAACCCGTCTTTATATCCAAAGATGGGCTCAAATACATACGTATTTCGTTACAAATTACATACACTAGAGCAGCTATTTCTTCTGTCCTGTAATAACATTCAGTGAGGAATATCTGATATCTGTCAATATTTTAGTACATAGCCAGTTTGCACCGAGCACCAGAACAGCTGCTTTCATTCTAGTAAACATATTTCAAGAATGTTTCGATGTTTGAGTTGAGTTTCTCATCTACTAAAAAGGTAACTTTAGCTATCTATAGATCTGTCGGAGCCAccactaacaaaaataaaactgatgtaGTTCAATAGTTTcccagttcatgacccctttaatacagtTGGGGGACTGGCAAGAGGCATAGACTCTGCGTGGCAATACCAGTTGATTGTTTTCATGTTACAACCTCAAAGACCTGGATGGGAAAACATCCATAGAACTGCAACACAAGCCTTTCAGTTTTCTAGCCCTGCCACAGGCAAAAGTATTTAGATTACCTCTCAATTGAACAAAATGCATGTTTTGGCCATTTCAAATTACTATTAAGCACCACCTGCAATATTTCAGTCATTAAACATGCCTTAATACATTTAAACCATAATACTAAAAGACCAAAGTCAATCGTATATTAAATCATGTGTAGTGTACATAGGCAAGCAGACGTCAGAAAATGAACCATTCAATTAATGGTTCAGCAGTTTCCTTTAGGAAACTTCGGACAGTTTATATTGAGTTAATGTTTGCCTGTGCAAATTACACAAGACGTTTACTGCACTTGCCTTTTAACGTCTTACTTCATTATGCAAACTGCGGAAATAACTGGTGGTTAGTGGAGCAAAGCTTTGGGTCACCCTCCAGGTGGGCATTCCAGTGTGTGATGTCACTATTGAGACAGTTATCTTTGGTTTTACACGGTTTATTAAAGAGACCAGATTTACGAGTGTAATTTCTCCACTAGAAACCACGGTCTGCTCACTAGAGATGGTCTTGACACGAGTGTCCCttcctgcaagaaaaaaaaaaaaaaaaattaactgaagcCCACTTAATTCTCAGTTCTAATCAAGAGGGAGCAAGAACTCACTCGTCCTGCCGCAGCTTTGCTCACAGGAGCCAGAAGACGGATGGCACACCGCTGTACTAcagtggatgaagatctgacagggaGGAAACAGGGTCAAGCCAGAATCTATAAAGGAGTAAAGTTAAAGGTTCTAGTAAAAGAGGCATACAGTTTCCTGCAGAGGAGCCAGTGATGTGGGATCCACAAACGTGAACATCTTCACAATaaagcgcttgtagtgggttgggaactgaagaccagaagatccagtcactggaaccaATGTGGTCAGGTAACGGTCATCCTGATAAGGGCATCTGAAAGGGAAAGAGGTTAGAAAAGCCCCAGACTAACTGGATAAACATTGTCATTACTCACCCATCAAccagaaggtcccactggggtAGACTGAGTGGATTGGGGGTGGAAGTTGCCCAGCAGTGTCCCAgcatcaggacaatgttggggtcagtcctctccataatgtgcacctcaacatacacaggctcCCGCAGGACTTTTGTGACAggataatcagcgtcactgtagtaggacgtgtaggcctcatcccctgaggaacaccagGGGTTAAACACTGCTGCAACCTGGAGTCTAAAGATACTAGGAACACATGGGACAAGACCATACCTTCTGCACACCCTTTGGTGACACACTGGCCATTGGCCAGTCTAAGCTCCACCCTGAGGGGTCCAGGGgcagctactggtggaggtgg
The genomic region above belongs to Carassius carassius chromosome 18, fCarCar2.1, whole genome shotgun sequence and contains:
- the LOC132092029 gene encoding zona pellucida sperm-binding protein 4-like translates to MAVSWCLVQVLALCALCHALPKKGKWSKLPQNPQVLMLQQTDQRLQQPVQQTNQQLPQKIQFQKPVAKAEPLDRCAVADSEQIQCGQPGISSAECEAINCCFSGQQCYYGKAVTVQCIRDGQFVVVVARDVTLPRLSLDSVSLLGGYDPACSPVGSTPSFAVYQFPVTACGTRVMEDSGYVVYENRMTSSYEVGTGPLGSITRDSHFELLFQCRYSGTSVEALVVEVNTVPPPPPVAAPGPLRVELRLANGQCVTKGCAEGDEAYTSYYSDADYPVTKVLREPVYVEVHIMERTDPNIVLMLGHCWATSTPNPLSLPQWDLLVDGCPYQDDRYLTTLVPVTGSSGLQFPTHYKRFIVKMFTFVDPTSLAPLQETIFIHCSTAVCHPSSGSCEQSCGRTRRDTRVKTISSEQTVVSSGEITLVNLVSLINRVKPKITVSIVTSHTGMPTWRVTQSFAPLTTSYFRSLHNEVRR